The DNA region ACAAGCTGTCTTTCTATGATGACGGGAAAATCAGAAAGCTCGCTGGCATGTACACTttatttttggttttggccAGATGTTTAAGTTGATATATAAACCGTGAACGGGAAGATCTTGATGGGATAAGGAATGAGCAGGTGATGGGTTAGGTGAGGAGCAGGTGTTGGTGTAAAtaggagggttagggttatatagTGGCTGAAGCTTAACCCCTGTTgatgggtggttgtggctgcAGTTTTGGAGCTTGTTTGAGCAAGTTGGAGTGGGTGAGTGGTTCGAGCGTTcgacttggtggtggttcgtcAATGTTGCGCAAGGAAATACAAGTTCAAAGAAAACACCAATTCTCTGCAGTTTgatcttttttgtttttgccaATTCACAGGGGATCTTGCCCCATAATAAGAGAACACAAGTATTTCAACTGCTATACCGACCGTCTGACCCCTCCATCGCCAGAACCTTGACCTCTATCGAGCTCgaccctcaacaacccccccatggCAACAATgagcgcctcctcctcctcctcctcctcctccccccccccagcagcagcaaaagccaGACCGATCCCCTCGCGGAACCCGCTACCGCTGTCGGCGTCGCAGGAGGCGCAGGTGAGGGATGTGTTTTATGCCCGGGTGAGGGCGAAGTGCGGGCCTGAGATTAAAGGTATTCATTcattccccccttccctccccttctcgcCAGTACCTCgctaaccccctcccagcatTTGCAGACTGCGCCCAAGGCCGCACCTTCTCCGCGCCTTTTCTCTGCCGCGGACCCCTCCACGTGATGAACAACTGCATGAAGATCCACGCCACGCCCGAGGAACAGGACGCCgcgagggaggagtggtttGAGAAGCGGGTGGAGAgacaaaaggaaaaggagaggaaggcgaggaggaagctggagcaggagaagtttttgagggagtggtggggtTTGCCGGAGAAGGATAGGGAGATTGcgaggagagagatggagaagTTGGAACGGCCGGAGAGGATAGGGGGGTTTGTGAgtgagaggaggaagaggtttggggaagaggggggggaggggaggtgatggtgggggggttgtgatATGGAGGCCATGGAAGAAGGCAAGCGTACGTGAGGGACTTGTAATATATGGAATGAGCATGATACCAGACACGATCGGGATATCAGAGGGGTTCGGTCTGGCAAAGGGCGTTTTTATGGGTTTGATATCGCATGgtagggaagggggggctgCGCAGGTCGAAACACAACTCTGTACAAATTTCAAGTGGATTGGGATGTCAAGTTCAAGATTCGCCATGTGCGAAATGGAGGGTGTGCTGGTGGTCGGTCAGTTTCGACGGTCATCAGCTGAGTTTATGGAACTGGTGAACGTGATGGCTTCAGAAAACGAAAGCAATGGTATCTATCAGGCTCTATCTTGGCGAGGCTCTTTGGTTTAGCTCTCATGTCGTCTTGGACACCGAACCAATTATCGATTTGAGCGTAAAAGGGTTCTTGGAGAACATTGCCTTAAAACACGATTTAGCCAGTAAACTCTTCCGTAGATATTTGACCATCAGAGTCCTGGGATATGAGTAAGTGGTAGCTCCAGGTGGTTAGGGGATTCTCCTTGGCTATTAGGCACCCCTTCTAGTCATGGTTGTCATGGTCGTATTCGGAGTCTTTATAAGCAGATGGTTATATTACCAACATTTTTTAAGTCTCTCTATGGTAGCATCAAGATCACCGCGGGAGTGGCTTCCAGCCCTACTCACGTCGACCTTTTACAGCCATTGCTGCGAAGCGACTTCAACTTGCTCGGGTGGTTGTGCATCCGATATTCTGATGATGAGCCAAGAGAGGAAGGCTGACTACATGGAAAAGCTTGATAGCCATCAGATGAGATGTATAAGACCCAGCCTCTTTCTCACATCACTTTCCTAGAAATCTTAGCGACCTCAGCAGAAAACAGACCACAAGCCTCAAGGAGAACTCGACCCGCAACCATGGTCTTgccatcacccctcctcaCAGCCATGCTCGGTCTATTCACCGCCACTGCCTCCGCCCAGCAGTTTCTAGGCATTGTCGAGACCAACCCGACCTACTTTGACAGTAGAAACTGCTACGATGGCGCCAAGTCATATTCCATCGTCAACTTCGGTACCCAGCACGCCCCTGCTGTGAGCTCGTCCTGTACCGGTAAAGGCACCGTCCTCTCCACCGTCCGCGGGTTGGACAGCAAGTTGGACACGTCTTGCACGGACGGCAAGTGGACAAATGGGTACAAGGTGTGCGTTGTTATTGGCGGTGTAATCACTATACGCGATGCGAGTGGGAGGTCGCAGCTTTGCTCTTCGGATGATACTACTATCTATAattgttggtttttttccttctttttcctcttgcTGTTTCTCATGCCCGTATGGATCATGCTGACCTTGTTTTAGGCCCGGATGTTCCGCCAGCATGCTGGACTAACAAGGTGAGGAAGTATCAGTGTGTTGGGTTTTGGATGTGATGAGTTtaagaagaggagggagaatgGATGGAGGATTGTAGTGCTGCGGTTTTCCTGTCTTTGTAATTTCAACTGACTACCTACGGTCGTATGTAATAAACCTGGCCCGAATGAGGTTTAACCACATGCCATGGTGCCTTGGTAGTGCCACCAACTTCGTACTCTGAACGCTCGTCTTCACAAAAAGAAGGGGTCAAAAggcacaaaaaaaaaaaatgtaaACCACCCCTCTATCTCCACACCTTGCACCTTAGAAGGCCGCCATCGAACCCAATTTCCCGAGCACTTGTACCTTCTCTTCCTGGTAACCCAGTACGACGGGAAATTGGAGGGGCCTAACATgagatttttttttctcatcaGTCAAGGAGCTGCCACTCACGGAATATTGGGGGTTGGtctcgatgatggcgagcATTTGGGCGGAGGTGAGGacgggggtgagggcgagggtggttCGGAGGGTGGTTAGGAGGGTGGTCGGGGAGACCATTTTGGGTAGCTGGTTCGGAACGAAGATTCGTGTTGACAAatgtgtggatgatgagactGGGGAGATATTGTGGGAAGACctgagggaggtgagagTTTATGTAGACATCTTATGTTCAGGGCAGTGCCATGATGAATCTTCTTGTAGCAagtttttcttctttggtgTTCACCATGTTCAAGATCACACGAGCACTGAAGACTGAGAAACTGATGCCATTGCAATTGTGATATCACAGAAGGCGCTGTTGTTGAATGGGGTTGGGACGGTCATGGTGATAAGACTTGAACTTTTATGGATAGCCCGAACAAGATGTGAATACGAAGTGATGGCTCTTGGTAAAGCGGTGCCTGAAAGCTAACGAGGATGTCAAGCCACCAGGAGCTACGGCCTACTCCAGATCACACCCACGACAACTACGGTAGGTAAGTAAATGCTCACCGCCTAAAttgtatattacagggcaTCCTTTTGGATTTCCCGTATTCAGAGGCTCTAAGTTTATGGTTTGGTCCCATGATGACCTGAATGGTAAGACAGCTCGAAAAACTTCGGGCAGGGTCTTGCCTGATCTTTTCGTGCGGGGGTCAAGTCCATGGTTCAACTGGGAATGATTATAACTCTGAAGACTTGGAAACGAATCTCAGTATCGGGCATGAAGGAGCGTTAAATCAATGTCATGGACAGTATCCCACagcgtggtggttgttgtcttgtcTAAGTAAGGTACCTTAGCTATGCAGTCAACTGGCAAGCATATCGTGAGATACAATCCCTACACCTTATATACCCCAGGTTAGTCGGTCTCTGTCACATACGACCACAGTCAGCTGAAAatacggcatcccgtccgctctgcccTCGTCAAACAGCTGAACGCCgaactagtactcaggtgggtgaccactggggaatcctcggtgttgtatgtatTTTTTTGCGTCTTGTTCTCCACACATAAATATGAGACGACATAGGTATCCTTCCCTTCTCCTTTataaccaccaaccctcaaaTCTtactctcccccctcaacgcCCTAAAatacccctccaccccctccaccaccctctcggCCACGCCCCAAGAAAGTTCatacccccttccccccaacccataaGCATGCATCacaaaccccttccctccttccagcacctccccctcaatcCTCGGCCCACCCCTCCTACTAGGTCGTCGTCCAACAATATCCCCCATGACGGTAaactcccccttcccatttAGTATCCGAGGACACGTCCCCTTGAACATCCGCAACAGTTTTTCTCTTGTCTCCGGCCTGGgttccaccccccaatcatcaacctccttcgTCCCCCCAATCACCGTCCCCCCTTCAAACCCCCTCGGCACGCAGAAAGTCCACGAACCGTCGGCATTTTGTCGGGTGACGGTAGCGTCGCACTCTTCCGCGACGAGAACTGTCTGCCCCCGTGTGATAAACATATTTCCATCCCCCCCGAACCCGAACCCGGAGGCGTTAACCACGGCGTCTACCCCCCCGTTTTTtagggaaggggttgatctCTCCGACAGAGCGAAAACCTCCACCGGGGACCTCAGCGCATGTttcagcaccctcccccctcggTGAACAAACCTCCTCAGCAGAAAAGATAAGTAAACCATTGGGTTGACGCAGTAGGTCTCGTACTCGCACCCCCATTTCACTTTCTGGTCGGGGAACTCCgactgggggaggaggcggaaaCCAGAGAGTTGGAGGGATGctgcggtggcgggggtgagggataAGTACTCTGGTCCCGGGGATTCGAGGTATTCGACTCCTTTGAGGAAGGTTATCCCCgcggtggttgggtgggatgCAAAGAGGGACTTCAtgtgggagaaggtggtgatggagagggggtgtTCGAATACTGCTTGGGGATTTgaggggtggggtgggacCCAGCGGTTGTCTCTTCATGTTTAGTATCGTGGTGGAtggaagggggaaaggaaaggggaaaacATACGGGCGCCGCCCCAGGGGGAGGTGTAGTTGATCTGGGTGATTGGGTCGATTGTCTCAAACGGGGCGGGGAAGTCTTTTGCGATGATTGTGACTCGGTGGCCggcgcggaggaggaggagggcggaggagatgccGGTTACGCCGGAGCTATGTAGTGGATGTGTtagtgaggtgaggtgaaaaaaacaaaatg from Podospora pseudoanserina strain CBS 124.78 chromosome 1, whole genome shotgun sequence includes:
- a CDS encoding hypothetical protein (COG:E; EggNog:ENOG503NWYR); protein product: MTRHIAVIGSGVTGISSALLLLRAGHRVTIIAKDFPAPFETIDPITQINYTSPWGGALFEHPLSITTFSHMKSLFASHPTTAGITFLKGVEYLESPGPEYLSLTPATAASLQLSGFRLLPQSEFPDQKVKWGCEYETYCVNPMVYLSFLLRRFVHRGGRVLKHALRSPVEVFALSERSTPSLKNGGVDAVVNASGFGFGGDGNMFITRGQTVLVAEECDATVTRQNADGSWTFCVPRGFEGGTVIGGTKEVDDWGVEPRPETREKLLRMFKGTCPRILNGKGEFTVMGDIVGRRPSRRGGPRIEGEVLEGGKGFVMHAYGLGGRGYELSWGVAERVVEGVEGYFRALRGESKI
- a CDS encoding hypothetical protein (COG:O; EggNog:ENOG503P5WZ), whose product is MATMSASSSSSSSSPPPAAAKARPIPSRNPLPLSASQEAQVRDVFYARVRAKCGPEIKAFADCAQGRTFSAPFLCRGPLHVMNNCMKIHATPEEQDAAREEWFEKRVERQKEKERKARRKLEQEKFLREWWGLPEKDREIARREMEKLERPERIGGFVSERRKRFGEEGGEGR